From the Saccharomycodes ludwigii strain NBRC 1722 chromosome I, whole genome shotgun sequence genome, one window contains:
- the THO1 gene encoding Tho1p (similar to Saccharomyces cerevisiae YER063W | THO1 | suppressor of the Transcriptional defect of Hpr1 by Overexpression): protein MDKEREIEAEGTVTPAVTTEQQPVVVEEKTTTEQKQVPSTEGASASTADETVIEPTTATNAPVASVQLQNLSVASLKHSLKQRKLSTDGFKADLISRLQEANVTAADVEKENQKHIAPTPDTNFSMASSETVIRKELSPEELKEKGIELLKQKLHRLTKFGSNGDNQQAIEDLNKEIQRVEKYGVDPLSVLAAELGYGKKNNGIKGINDELSLHKNKRKSHLNGSNKSFRNGPSRGINSNNYGRRRGGYNNNRFDGGYGNDGDRNRRSYNSNSRRRY from the coding sequence atggataaagaaagagaaattgAAGCTGAAGGAACTGTAACACCTGCTGTTACTACTGAACAACaaccagtagtagtagaAGAAAAAACGACAACTGAGCAAAAACAAGTACCTTCCACAGAGGGAGCTTCTGCAAGTACTGCTGATGAAACGGTTATTGAACCTACCACTGCCACTAATGCGCCTGTTGCTTCAGTTCAATTACAAAATTTATCTGTTGCGTCTTTAAAGCACTCCTtgaaacaaagaaaattatctACTGATGGATTTAAAGCTGATTTAATTAGCAGGTTGCAAGAAGCAAACGTTACTGCCGCTGatgttgaaaaagaaaaccaaAAGCATATCGCTCCTACTCCTGATACTAATTTCAGTATGGCTTCTAGTGAAACAGTAATACGTAAAGAATTAAGTCCAGAAGAACTAAAGGAAAAGGGtattgaattattaaaacaaaaactaCATAGATTGACCAAATTTGGTAGTAATGGTGATAATCAACAAGCTATCGAAGATTTAAATAAGGAAATTCAACGGGTGGAAAAATATGGGGTTGATCCTTTAAGTGTTTTGGCTGCAGAATTGGGTTacggtaaaaaaaataatggtatTAAAGGTATAAATGATGAACTTTCATTACACAAAAATAAGAGAAAAAGTCATCTCAATGGTAGTAATAAGTCATTCAGGAATGGACCAAGCCGTGGCATCAACAGTAATAATTacggaagaagaagaggtgggtacaacaacaatagaTTTGATGGTGGATATGGCAATGATGGTGATAGAAACAGAAGATCTTATAACAGTAACAGTAGGAGACGTTATTAG
- a CDS encoding HAD family hydrolase (similar to Saccharomyces cerevisiae YIL053W | GPP1 | Glycerol-3-Phosphate Phosphatase (paralog of YER062C | GPP2)), with protein MTVQKISLKVNACLFDVDGTIIISQPAIAAFWRDFGKDKPYFDAEHVINISHGWRTYDAIAKFAPDYASEEYVNKLEGAIPEKYGEYSVEVPGAVKLCNSLNELPKEKWAVATSGTRDMAQKWFKYLHIKRPTNFITANDVTQGKPYPEPYLKGRTGLGYPPNKEHPELSKVVVFEDAPAGIAAGKAADCKIIGIATTFDLDFLKEKGCDIIVKNLESISVGGYDAKTDEVELVFNDYLYVKDDIQQWK; from the coding sequence ATGACCGTCCAAAAAATTTCCTTAAAAGTTAATGCCTGTCTATTTGATGTTGATGGTACAATCATCATTTCCCAACCAGCCATCGCCGCTTTCTGGAGAGATTTCGGTAAAGATAAACCATACTTCGATGCTGAACatgttataaatatttctcACGGTTGGAGAACTTATGATGCAATTGCCAAGTTTGCTCCAGATTACGCTAGCGAAGAATATGTTAACAAATTAGAAGGTGCTATTCCAGAAAAATACGGTGAATATTCCGTCGAGGTTCCAGGTGCCGTTAAATTGTGTAATTCCTTGAACGAGTTACCAAAGGAAAAGTGGGCTGTTGCCACTTCTGGTACCAGAGATATGGCCCAAAAATGGTTTAAATATTTGCATATCAAGAGACCTACTAATTTCATTACTGCCAATGATGTTACTCAAGGTAAACCTTACCCAGAACCATACTTGAAGGGTAGAACCGGATTGGGATATCCTCCAAACAAGGAACACCCAGAATTATCCAAGGTTGTCGTTTTCGAAGATGCTCCAGCTGGTATCGCTGCCGGAAAAGCTGCCGACTGTAAGATTATTGGTATTGCCACCACTTTTGACTTGGACTTTTTGAAGGAAAAGGGGTGTGACATTATTGTCAAGAATTTGGAAAGCATTTCCGTCGGTGGATATGACGCCAAGACTGATGAAGTAGAATTGGTATTCAATGATTACTTATATGTTAAGGATGACATACAACAATGGAAATAG